In Candidatus Paceibacterota bacterium, a single genomic region encodes these proteins:
- the rpsD gene encoding 30S ribosomal protein S4 — MARYTGADCKRCRREKVKLFLKGSKCDGPKCPIESRPYPPGQHGRGRSKESEYLLQMREKQKCARIYGVLEKQFRGYYEEANRRQGKTGENLLVILETRLDNVVFRAGFAKSRDMARQLVRHGHFLVNGKKVNIPSFRVSAMDIIDVLPKSLDLTPFIVASAELGEKSVPAWMEVVGSQMRIIIHGVPARAVIDTQVQEQLIVELYSK; from the coding sequence ATGGCTCGTTATACCGGAGCAGATTGCAAGCGCTGCCGTCGCGAAAAAGTAAAGCTCTTCCTTAAGGGCTCTAAGTGCGATGGACCAAAATGTCCGATCGAATCTCGTCCATACCCACCAGGGCAACACGGTCGCGGTCGTTCGAAGGAATCTGAGTATTTACTTCAGATGCGTGAGAAGCAGAAGTGCGCACGTATTTACGGTGTACTGGAGAAGCAGTTCCGCGGTTACTACGAAGAGGCAAACCGTCGCCAAGGTAAAACTGGTGAAAACCTTCTCGTAATTCTAGAAACCCGTTTGGATAACGTTGTGTTCCGCGCTGGCTTTGCAAAGAGCCGCGACATGGCACGTCAGTTGGTCCGTCATGGACACTTCCTTGTAAATGGCAAGAAGGTAAATATTCCTTCCTTCCGAGTCTCTGCGATGGACATCATTGATGTTCTTCCAAAGTCATTGGATCTCACACCATTTATCGTTGCTAGCGCCGAGCTTGGCGAGAAGTCAGTACCTGCATGGATGGAGGTTGTTGGTTCGCAAATGCGCATCATCATCCACGGCGTTCCGGCACGCGCTGTCATCGATACCCAGGTTCAAGAGCAGTTAATCGTTGAGCTTTACTCCAAGTAA